One Hydrogenophaga crassostreae genomic region harbors:
- a CDS encoding single-stranded DNA-binding protein: MQNMFIGKGNLGSSPELKRLTGKNGDFVVATMRVMFARWGQNAEGAVEQVGGFWREVEIYGEKAEACAKHLRKGARVLVIGEEREFMAKDEDGNEVQVIKVSADDVALQLSRIESITFAPARSREEATA; the protein is encoded by the coding sequence ATGCAAAACATGTTTATCGGCAAAGGGAATTTGGGTAGTTCGCCTGAACTCAAGCGGCTGACTGGCAAGAACGGTGATTTCGTTGTGGCCACCATGCGCGTGATGTTCGCGCGCTGGGGCCAAAATGCGGAAGGTGCAGTTGAGCAGGTCGGAGGCTTCTGGCGTGAAGTCGAGATTTACGGTGAAAAAGCAGAGGCCTGCGCCAAACACTTGCGCAAGGGCGCTCGCGTGTTGGTCATCGGCGAGGAACGCGAGTTCATGGCGAAGGATGAGGATGGCAACGAAGTCCAGGTGATCAAGGTCTCTGCGGACGATGTGGCCCTGCAACTCTCACGCATCGAGTCGATCACTTTTGCGCCCGCGCGCAGCCGTGAGGAAGCGACGGCCTGA
- a CDS encoding DEAD/DEAH box helicase has product MTVGDQVIAHAATFTPISLLPPELVVKAVSDGRRLGLQLYFVRGMGKELSKAGACWFAPGRLWVMEAGSADQAMAWLKRLYRGEHLDVEAGAAVVGAAMRAPQPDYFTQRLDVQVFPLAKADPARGRYAVSFTYDMLCVKAMRFLGGQFHPNAKAWQVRGEVREILHALQSVALVDEVHVFVHEQPVVLEDLVASAASTSPIKVPAAVPEPGMGSGDDDAGDGAGFMSAELDSSECFDVDSASLASVCAAAGLRDYQEVGVRHMVSQSGACLGDDMGLGKSRQTVVATRMIAKQGRVLILCPASLRINWEREIHAVYPNEVVGIVGEDRHATLYGCQWVIANYERLGGLVRDPDLAFEVMAIDEAHYLKEHQAGRTRNAFVLATRIPRRYVVTGTPLLNREVELHTLLRMTGHQLGSLTLKDFRRRFSGNKEKRAELAAALQGWMLRRRKDVLKDLGTKSRQVRYISPPEGLGAYREIYADMSLYVMPKIVKLRQALEALKTQFLIETVESLSAGDKIIIFCEYMATVEAMKTAFSAAGIGCVSLVGADSAKRRQGAIDAFQTDPAVTVFIGTTSAAGVGITLTAANYVAFASLPWTPALMRQAEDRAYRLGQLRDVMVIVPLIENTLDDGVWKLLQSKQETEDDVVESVRAALPDELAHAVESANASLLLREI; this is encoded by the coding sequence ATGACCGTCGGTGACCAGGTCATCGCCCACGCTGCTACCTTCACCCCCATCAGCTTGCTGCCACCCGAGCTGGTGGTCAAGGCCGTCTCAGACGGTCGTCGTCTTGGCCTGCAGCTCTATTTCGTTCGGGGCATGGGCAAAGAGCTGTCTAAGGCCGGAGCTTGCTGGTTTGCACCCGGTCGCTTGTGGGTGATGGAAGCGGGGAGCGCCGATCAGGCTATGGCCTGGCTCAAGCGGTTGTACCGGGGAGAACATTTGGACGTGGAGGCTGGCGCTGCGGTCGTCGGTGCCGCGATGCGCGCACCCCAGCCCGACTATTTCACGCAGCGCCTCGATGTGCAGGTGTTTCCACTGGCGAAGGCTGATCCTGCAAGAGGTCGCTATGCGGTGAGCTTCACCTATGACATGCTGTGTGTCAAAGCCATGCGGTTCCTGGGTGGGCAATTTCATCCCAACGCCAAGGCTTGGCAGGTGCGCGGAGAGGTCCGCGAGATCCTGCATGCGCTCCAATCTGTGGCTTTGGTAGACGAAGTTCACGTCTTCGTGCATGAGCAGCCCGTGGTGCTCGAAGACCTGGTGGCCAGTGCTGCCTCCACTTCGCCCATCAAAGTGCCTGCTGCGGTGCCTGAGCCCGGCATGGGCAGTGGGGATGACGATGCCGGCGACGGTGCAGGGTTCATGTCCGCTGAGCTGGATTCCTCCGAATGCTTTGATGTGGACAGTGCATCGCTTGCCTCTGTCTGTGCGGCCGCAGGCCTGCGGGACTACCAGGAGGTTGGTGTGCGCCACATGGTGTCGCAGTCAGGGGCCTGTTTGGGCGACGACATGGGCCTGGGCAAAAGCCGTCAGACCGTAGTGGCCACGCGCATGATCGCCAAACAGGGCAGGGTGTTGATCCTCTGTCCGGCCAGCCTTCGGATCAACTGGGAGCGCGAGATCCACGCGGTGTACCCCAACGAGGTGGTGGGCATCGTGGGCGAGGATCGCCATGCAACCCTGTACGGGTGCCAATGGGTCATTGCGAACTACGAGCGACTGGGTGGCCTGGTGCGAGATCCAGACCTGGCCTTTGAGGTGATGGCCATTGACGAGGCCCACTACCTCAAAGAACACCAGGCAGGGCGCACGCGCAATGCGTTTGTGCTGGCCACCCGCATTCCCCGGCGCTACGTGGTCACCGGCACGCCTTTGCTCAACCGCGAGGTCGAGCTGCACACCTTGCTGCGCATGACCGGACACCAGTTGGGCAGCTTGACCCTCAAAGACTTCAGAAGGCGGTTTTCTGGCAACAAGGAAAAGCGCGCGGAGCTGGCTGCTGCGCTCCAGGGCTGGATGCTTCGCCGTCGCAAGGATGTGCTCAAAGACCTTGGCACCAAATCGCGCCAGGTGCGCTACATCTCCCCACCTGAAGGCTTGGGTGCGTACCGGGAAATCTATGCGGACATGTCGTTGTACGTCATGCCCAAGATCGTCAAGCTGCGCCAGGCGTTGGAGGCCCTCAAGACGCAGTTTTTGATAGAAACCGTCGAGAGCCTTTCAGCGGGCGACAAGATCATCATCTTCTGTGAATACATGGCCACCGTAGAGGCCATGAAAACAGCCTTCAGCGCTGCCGGGATCGGTTGTGTCAGCCTGGTGGGGGCCGATTCGGCCAAACGCCGCCAAGGGGCCATAGATGCTTTCCAAACCGATCCAGCCGTGACTGTGTTCATCGGAACCACATCGGCTGCAGGTGTGGGCATCACTTTGACTGCTGCAAACTACGTGGCCTTTGCATCGTTGCCGTGGACGCCTGCCCTCATGCGTCAGGCCGAGGACCGCGCCTACCGCCTGGGGCAGTTGCGTGATGTGATGGTGATCGTGCCTTTGATTGAGAACACGTTGGACGACGGTGTTTGGAAGCTCTTACAGAGCA